ATCCGCATGCCCACCAGCATCGGCAGCGAGGCACTGACCGCACAGCCGACCGAGGCCACCGTGAACACCGCGATCGCCACGATGAACACCCGGCGGGTACCGAACCGGCCGGCCAGCCAGCCACTGGCCGGAATCAGCACCGCGACGGTGACCAGGTAGGCCGAGATCGCCACGTTGACATCGACGGCGTCGACGCCGAATGATGCCGCGATCAGGGGGATGGCCGGCACGATGATCGTGGCGTCGAGGATCTCCATGAACAACGCGCCGGCCACCAGCAGCGCCAGGCCCCGTGGGAAAGGCGGGTTCACGGGGCCGTTACCCCGGAGGTAATTGAGACGCCGACCGCCGGCGACACACACTGGCAGCCATGAGCACCCAGACCGGCCCGGCCGTCATGGCGCAGTTCCTGCCCCAGTCGCCGTTTGTCACCAAACTCGGCATCATCGCCGAAACCCTGGAAAGCCCCGAAGTTCGGCTTCGGTTGCCGTGGGATCCGTCGAACATCACCATCGCCGACATGGTGCACGGCGGTGCGATCGCGGCGTTGGCCGATGTCACGGTGATGGCGGCGGCCTGGGCAGAGGCCGAGGTTCCGGATTCGCTTCGCGGAGTTACGGTCTCGATGTCGATCAGCTATCTGGCACCGGCGCGGGCGACCGATCTGATCGGCCTCGGGCGCGTGCTGCGCCAGGGTAGGTCCCTGGTGAATTGTGAGGCCGACATCGTCACGCCCGACGGCGAGGCGGTGGCCAAGGCCATTGCCACCTACAAGGTGGGGTGAGCAGACACCGAAAATCCGGTGTGGCGGCCACGTTCGTAACGTCATGGCGAAAATCGCGCCGGATTCCCGCCGTGGCGTTACGAACGCGAGCTTCAGCCCGTGCGTCAACCGCCAGAAATCCGCTACAGCGTCACCTCGTTGAGCTTGCCGGTGGCGACGTCGAAGATGAAGCCGCGCAACGACTCGTGCTTGGTGACGAACGGGCTCGATTCGATGCGGCGCAAGGATTGACGCACATCTTCTTCGAGGTCGACGAACGCCTCGGCCGCCCAGTTCGGCTTGATACCGGTCTCGTCCTGGATCTGTTGTTTGAACCCGTCATCGGTGAAAGTCAGCATGCCGCAGTCGGTGTGGTGGATCAGGATGATCTCCTTGGTCCCGAGCAACCGCTGACTGATGGCCAGCGAGCGGATCTCGTCGTCGGTGATGACGCCACCGGCGTTGCGGATGACATGTGCCTCACCGTCACCCAGCCCGAGGATGCGATAGACGTCCAGCCTGGCATCCATGCACGCCACCACCGCGACATGCTTGCTCGGCGGCAGCGGCAACGGCCCGGTGAAGGTCTCGGCATAGACCTCGTTGTTGGCCAGGTACTGATCGGTGACAGACATGATTCGACGCTAGCCCCGCGATGGCCGGCGGGGCCAGCGCCAGAATCAGGCTGAGCCGATGGGCTGCAGGTCGTAGACGGGGACGTTGCCGACCATGGTCTTGGTGAAGTTCGCCTTCACCCAGTCGGTGATCTGCCCCGCGCTCCCGTGCGCCTCGTGCGGCGGCCCACCACGGCCGCCCTCGGGCCGGTCCAGGAAGTAGCGCACCTGGCCGTCGGCGACGTACTGCTGGAACTGCGCGAGGGTGGGCGAGTTGTCGCTGCCGGTGAATCCGCCGATCGCCATCAGCGACTCCCCGGTCCGAAGTTCCAGGTCGCTGACCATCATCGAGCCCACACTGGCGGCGGCCCATCGACCGTCGGCGCCCGCGATCAGCGCGGCCAACGCCGGATCGTCGGTCAGCCCGAAACCGCCGCCGGGCCCACCCGGTCCACCGAACCCCATGTCGCGCTTGGGTCCGGAGGTGGCGATCGGCCCGCCGGTGTGGCCGGCGGCCACGGTCTCGACGGTGTAGGCGGCGGTCGCGGCGAGGCCGCAGATCACCGCGGCCGTGGCCACCACGGCGGACAGCCTGCCCGGCCGGTGAGCGACGACGGCCAGGGCCACTGCGGTCAGGACCGCCCCGATCACCACCACCCAACGCAGCGCGGGCAGCCAGTCCGGCGTCCGGTCGAGCAGCACGAACGCCCACACTCCGGTGCCGGCCAGCATGGCCGCCAGCACCAGCCGGGCCGCCGGTCGCGCACGGACCCGCCACAAGTCGGCGACTGACATGCCCACCAGCGCGGCCACCGCGGGGGCCAGCGCCACGGTGTAGTACGGGTGGATGATCCCGTCCATGAAGCTGAACACCACGGCGGTGACCAGCATCCAGCCGCCCCACATCAGCAGGCCGGCCCGGGGCGCGCCGGTTCGCGGACTACGCCGGGTCAGCCACAGGGCGGCCAGCAGACCGATCAGCGCGGCCGGCAGCAACCACGACGCCTCGGTCCCCATCGACATTCCGAACATGCGGCCGATGCCCGGGTCGCCGCCGAACATCAGGTTGGCCCCGCGCCCGGGTCCACCGCCCGGGCCGCCCGGGCCGGGGCTGAAGCCTGGCCCGGACTGCTCACGACCCAGGATGCGTTGCAGGCCGTTGTACCCGAAGGCCAGCTGCAGCAGGCTGTTGTCGGTCGAGCCGGCGATGTACGGCCGCGACTCCGTGGGCCACAACGCCACCAGCGCGAGGTACCAGCCCGACGAGATCACCATCGTCGCCGCACCGATCAGCAAGGTGCCCAACCGCTTCCACACCCCTACTGCCGGTGCGGCAACGAGAAACATCAGCGCCAGGCCGGGAACGATCAGGAACGCCTGCAGCATCTTGGTCAGGAACGCGAAACCCAGCACGCACCCCGCCAACGCCACCCAGCCGGCACTGGCCCTGGCCGACACCGGCCCGACCGCGCGCACCATGAAATAGGCGGCCAGCACCAGCAGCAGGACCAGCAGCGCGTCTGGATTGTTGTAGCGGAACATCGCGGCGGCCACCGGGGTCAAGGCCAGCGCCGCTCCGGCGATCAGGGCGGCGGCCGGGCCGCTGGTGCGCCGCACCGTGGCGTAGAGCAGTGCCACCGCACCCACACCCATCAGGGCCTGCGGCAGCAGCATGGTGAACTCGTCGAAGCCGAACAGTCGGCCCGACAATCCCATTGCCCACAGCGCCGCCGGCGGCTTGTCCACCGTGATCGCGTTTCCGGCGTCCAGGGATCCGAACAGCCAGGCTTTCCAGGATTGGGTGCCGGCCTGGGCCGCGGCCGCGTAGTAGCTGTTGGCCCAGCCGGAGGATCCGAGGCCCCACAGATACAGCACGGCGGTGGCGGCCAGCAGCGCCCAGTACGAGGGCCGAACCCAGCGCGGTGCCGGCGTAATCGGTGCCGCGGGTTCTGCCGCCGCATCGGGTGCGGTGTCGACGATCGTCGTCATTTCCCTGTCCCTCGATTCGGCCCGGCGGTGCGCCGTGTGCGCGACGGGTGGAACACCCATCCCCGCAACAGAACGAAGCGCACGACGGTGGCCAGCAAGTTGGCCACCACCAGTACTGCGAGTTCGACGCCGCGATGGGGTACCGGCGTCATGGCGTGCAAGATCCCGAGCGATCCGCTGGTGATGGTCAGTGCGATCGCGAACACGGTCAACCCCTCGGCGTGATGCCGGGTGAGGCTGCCGGCACCCGCGATGCCGAACGTGAACCGCCGGTTGGCGGCGGTGTTCCCGATCGCGGTCACCAGCAGGGCCACCAGATTGGCCGCCTGGGCCCCGACCCCGGACCGCAACGCCATGAACAGCAGCAGGTAGGCGAGCGTCGAGACCACACCGACGGCGGCGAATCGGACTGCCTGGCGCAGCAGGGAGCCCGGCGCCGCCGATTTCCGCGAGGACCCGAGCTGGGCGGCGATGGTGTTCACCGGGATCGACCCATCGGCGAAGCCGCGCAGCAGCCGGCCGATGCCCTTGAGATCCGCCTTGGCGGTGGCGACGATGTCCACCCGGCTGTCCGGATCGTCCACCCAGTCCACGGGCACCTCGTGAATCCGCAGGCCACTGCGCTCGGCCAGCACCAACAGCTCGGTGTCGAAGAACCACCCGGTGTCGGCCACATGGGGCAACAGGCGGCGGGCCACGTCGGCGCGGATCGCCTTGAACCCACACTGGGCATCTGAGAACCTCGCTGCCAGAGTCGATTTCAGGATCAGGTTGTAGCAGCGCGAGATGAACTCGCGCTTGGCGCCGCGGACCACCCGTGAGCCGCGGCCGAGCCGGGTGCCGATGGCCAGGTCGGAGTGACCGGAGATCAGCGGCGCCACCAGCGGCGCGAGGGCAGCCAGGTCGGTGGACAGGTCGACATCCATGTAGGCCAGCACCGGGGCATCGGAGGCCGACCACACCGCATGCAGCGCCCGACCACGTCCCTTCTGCTCCAGTCGGACCACCCGGACCCCGTCGAGCTCGGCGGCCAGTTCGGCGGCGATCTTCGGGGTCTCGTCCACGCTGGCGTTGTCGGCGATGGTGATGCGGACCGGCACCGCGAAGTTCTCGTCCAGGTAGCGATGCAGCCGCCGTACCGAATGTGCAAGTGTGGCTTGCTCGTTGTGCACCGGGACGACGATGTCGAGTACCGGAACACCGGCTGCCCGGGCGGCCAGCGCGGCATTGGGCCGGGACGCGAAGTGGAACCGCTGCTCGGGGACGTGGACCGTGGCTGTCATGACTTCATCGTTCTTCGGCGAATTGTGTTCTCGGTTGGGCGAAGCTATGCGCCGGCTATGTGTTCGTCGCATGCTGTGTCAGGTCGTAGATCGTGACGTTGTCGACGGTGATCGGGTTGTAGTGCGCCTGCACCCATTCCGCGATCTCGATCGCGGCCCGGCTGCCACTCGGGGTATGCCCGCCGAAACCGCCTGCCATGATCCGGGACCGGATGAAGTAGTGGATGGCACCGTCGCCGACGAGACCCTGGAACTCATCAAGTGTCGGTGCGGGGTCGGTGCCGTTGAAACCGCCGACAGCCATCACCGGTGCACGGGTGGCCAGTTGGTATCCCGCGGCGTTCGACGATCCCACCACCGCCGCCGCCCACCGGTAGCGCCCCGCGTCGGCGGCCAGCATCGCGGTCAGCGCCGGCCCGGGCTCCGGAGCCGCGAAGAGTCCGCCGCCGAAGCCGTGGCTGCGCGGCGGCCCCACCGACGGGATCGCGCCAGTGTGCGGGTTCGCCGCGGTGGCGATCGTGTATGCGGCCGGTCCGGCCAGGCAGGCGACGGCGGCCAGCGCGGCCGTCACCCGCGTCATCGGGCGGCTCGGCTTTCGGAACATCAGCAGCGTGGCGGCCCCCGCTCCGCAGACTGCCACCGCCGCCTGCAACCATCCGAAAGTCCCGCCGTGCCGAGACAGCAGCACCATCGCCAGGATCGCGGTCACCAGCACCGCACCCGACATCGCCGTCGCGGCAAGGACATCGGCTCGGTGTTGCCACAGCAGCGTGGCGCCGATGCCGATCACCGCGCCGACCGCGGGAGCGAGCGCCACGGTGTAGTACGCGTGGACGATGCCGTTCATGAAGCTGAACACCACCGCGGTGACCACCAGCCAACCGCCCCACATGATGAGGGCGGCCCGGGCCGGGTCGGTGCGGGCCGCCCGGCGCCGCGCGTATAGCCCGGCGACCAGACAGATCAGGGCGGCGGGCAGCAGCCAGGCGATATCGGCGGCCATGTGTGAACCGAACAACCGGCCGGGCCCGACATCGAAGTTGAGGTTGCCGAGTCCGCCGGTTTCCTCACCGGTCAGCCGGCCCAAACCGTTGTACCCCAGGGCCAATTCGACGATGCTGTCGTGCTGCGAGCCACCGATGTACGGGCGCGCCGAGGCCGGCCACAGCTCGACCAGCAGCAGATACCAACCCCCGCTGGCCACCAGGGCCGCACCGGCCACGACCACATCGAGGACGCGCCGGCCCAGCGGGCGGTCCCCGGCGACCAGCATGGTCGTGGCGAGCGCCGGCACCACGAGGAACGCCTGCAGCATCTTGGCCAGGAAGCCGAACCCGACCGCGACGCCCGCGGCCACGAACCACCAACGGCCGGCGTCTTTTTCGATCCCGCGCTGCACGCAATAGGCCGCCACCACGAGCAGAAGCACGAGCAACGCGTCAGGGTTGTTGAACCGGAAGATCAACGCCGCCACCGGCGTCAGGGCCAGCACGGCCCCGGCCGACAACCCGGCCCACGGTCCGGCAGCCCGGCGCACCGCGGCGTAGAGCACGGCGACGGCCCCGACCCCCATCAACGCCTGCGGCACCAGGATGCTCCACGGATTCACGCCGAACAGGCGGACCGAGGTGTCGATGATCCACAGCGCGGCCGGTGTCTTGTCCACCGTGATCGCATTGCCCGCGTCACTGGACCCGAACAGCATGGCGGTCCAGTTCTGCGCTCCGGCCTGCGCTGCGGCCGAATAGAACGCATTCGCCCACCCGCTGCTCGAAAGGTTCCACAGGTAGAGCACCGCCGTGCCGGCCAGCAGCACCGCCAACAGGATGCGATGACCGGACTTCGTGCCCTCAGGAGAGACCGCCTCCGCCTCGGCAGCGGGTTCTGCGGCAACCAGAGTCACGGCTCCATCGTGGCCGTGACCGCTAGGTGCCCGATTGGTCCGAACTGTGCGTGTGCTGTGACTCGGGCAGGCGCACCACGAATTCCGTCGCCCCCGGCACGCTGCTCACCTCGATGGTGCCGCCGTGCGCCCTGACCACGGCAGCCACGATCGCCAGGCCGAGCCCGGTGCTGCCCTCCCGTCGCGACCGCGACGAATCTCCTCGGGCGAACCGTTCGAACACGTCCGGCAGCAGGGTCGGCGAGATCCCGGGACCGTCGTCCGCAACGGTGAGCACCACCGCGTCCTCGCCGGCCTTCAGCGATATCGTCACCGACGTCCCGGCCGGCGTATGGGTGCGGGCGTTGGCCAGCAGATTCGCCAGCACCTGGTGCAGTCTGGCCTCATCACCCTGGACCGTCACCGGATCGTCGGGCAGGTCCAGCGACCACTGGTGATCCGGCCCGGCGACATGGGCATCGCTGACGGAGTCGACCACCAGCCGGGACAGGTCGACGGCGGCGCGCTCCAATGGCCGGCCGGCGTCGAGTCGGGCCAGCAGCAGCATGTCCTCGACCAGTTGGGTCATCCGGGTCGTCTCGGATTCCACGCGGTTCATCGCGTGGGCCACGTCCGTGGGCAGGTCGTCGCGCTTGCGCTGGGCCAGCTCGGTGTAGCCCCGGATCGCCGCGAGCGGGGTCCGCAACTCGTGGCTGGCGTCGGCGACGAACTGGCGCACCCGGGTCTCACTGGCGTGGCGCGCCGAGAGCGCGCCGGCGATGCGATCGAGCATCCGGTTCAGCGAGGTGCCGAGCTGCCCCACCTCGGTATGGGCGCCGGCCGGGTCGACCGGCACGATCTGGGTGGGCAGCTGCACCTCGCCACGGTCGAGTTCGAGATCGGCCACCTGCCGCGCGGCCACCGAAACCCTTGACAGCGGGGCGAGTTGGCGCCGGATGATCAGGATTCCGCCCGTTGTCGCCGCGATCAGCGCGATCACCGCGAGCAGGAAGAACATTCCTAGCACCCACAGCAGGGTGTCGTCGACGACCGCGGTCGGCAGTCCCGTCACGATGGTCTGCGGGCCGCCGTGGCGCGGGTGCAGGCCGATGACCCGGTACCGACCCAGACCGTCGAGGTCAACGGTCTCGGGAGACCGGGTCGCCGGAATCTGCGAAAGCTGTTCAGCCGCAGCCGCACTGACCTCGACCCGCTCCCCCTCGGTGGTGATCAGCCCGGCGTCGACGGGCCGACCCGGTGAGATGACCGCACCGACCGTGCGTGCCGCCTGGCCGGGAGCGTTGAGGAACCCCGGCCCCGAGCCCTGTTCGGGGTCGACCACCACCCGGTATCGAGGTCCCGGATGGGGCGCGTCTGGCGCACCCATCTCGGAGCCGATGATCACCGGCGGCGGAAAACGGTGCGGCGGCGGAAAACCCATCGGCGGGGGTGGCAGTTCGAAGATCGCCGCCGAGCGCCGGCCGGCCTCGATCAACTGGTCGTCCAGCTGGTTCATCAGAAACCGCTGCAGCGCAAACTCTGTCGCTATTCCGATGCTGGCGCACACCACGGCCAACAGGGCCACCTGGGTGACGACCAGGCGGGCGCGCAACGACCAGCTCCGCGGTGACCACCACCGAAACCCGACCGGTCCGGCCGGTGCCTCAGCGCGCGGGTCGGAGGACATAACCCGCACCGCGCAGCGTGTGGATCATCGGATCGCGGCCGCTGTCGATCTTCTTTCGCAGATACGACACATACAGCTCGACGATGTTGGACCGGCCGCCGAAGTCGTAACTCCACACCCGATCGAGGATCTGCGCCTTGCTCAGCACTCGTTTGGCGTTGCGCATCATGAACCGCAGCAGTTCGAATTCGGTGGCGGTCAACGAGATCGGGTCGCCGCCCCGAGTCACCTCATGACTGTCCTCGTCGAGCACCAGGTCCCCGACGACGATCTTGGCGCCGCCGTCCTCGGTGGTGACGCCGGTGCGACGCAGCAGCGCGCGCAACCGGAGCACCACTTCCTCCAGGCTGAACGGCTTGGTGACGTAGTCGTCACCACCGGCGGTCAGCCCGGCGATGCGGTCCTCGACCGAATCCTTGGCGGTGAGAAGCAGCAGCGGCAGACCGGGGATCTGCTGCCGCAGCTTGCGCAGCACGTCCAGGCCGCTCATGTCGGGCAGCATCACGTCGAGCACGACGACATCCGGCGGGTTCTCCCGGGCCGTGGCGATGGCACTCGCACCATCGCCGGCCGTCGCGATGTCCCAGCCCTCATATCGCAACGCCATCGACACCAGCTCGGCCAGCACGGGCTCGTCGTCGACCACCAGCACGCGGATCGGGTTTCCGTCGGCGCGGCGCATCACCGCGCGCCCGGACTCGGACTCGGCACTGTCGGTCGTCGAGCTCATCCGCTCATTATTCGCCCGCCGAATAGGCTCCGACTGTGCGCTTCCTATGCGCCGGCTGTGAACACCAACCTCACAGGCAACATCTGCACCGTGGGATGGTCAATTCGTCAGCCGTTGCCATACCCGTCGGGCAGTTCCACCTTCACCGGCGGGGTCGCCACCGAGGTTTCCAATTCGCTGGGAGCTGTTGATTTGGTGATGGTTTCGCCGGCGGTGGCGGCCGGCACCGGGCCGGTCTCCGCGCCGCTGATGGGCACCATCGCGCCGACTGCACCCATCGCTGCCAGTGCGATCGCTCCCACACCGGCCATCACGTACTTGGTCCGCTTGTTGCGTTCGTCTCCTGTCACACCGACCTCCCTACCCGCACCGCAGCGGCGGGTAAACCCACCGCTGCGCCTATCGGGTGACAGGTTCGTTGCGATCAGTGCGGAGTAGCAAACCCCGACGGCGTGGTCGCCGAGACCGACGGCGTGGCCACCGAGGTTTCCGGTTCCGTCGGCGCGGTCGTCGGGGTGATGGTCTGTCCAGTGGTGACGGCCGGCGGCTCGACCCGCTGGGGGGCACCGGTGATGCCACCGGCCACGCCGACGCCGAGCACCGCCGTGGCTAACCCGCCGATGGCGCCGACGCCGGCTGATATCAATTTCAGATTTCGCCGATTGTTTTCCTTCGCGCTACTCAATGAGCTCACCTCCCGAGCTCTGGGTAACCGATGCGGCCGTAGGTGAAACCGCACCGGCAGGCGATCAATGGGTGGTGGCGAAACCCGACGGCGGCGTGTTGCCCCTCAGCGCAGGCACCGCCATCGAGACCTCCGGCGCGGACGGTGGCGTGGTCTCGGTGCTGGTCTGGCCCACGTTCATGTGGGAAGTCGAGGCCATGGCCTCGGCACCTGAGCCCATCGCGACGGCCCCGAACACTCCCAAGCCCACGATTGCCGCGCCCCCGGCGCCAGCAGCGAGCAGTTTCACCTTCTTGAGTTCGCCGACCAACATGTTTCCAGTGAACGCCCGGTTGCTATGCCCAGGCTGTGAACCGGCTGCCAGTTGGCCGACCGGGCGGGCGCGCCGGACGGCAACATCACCACGATGAGCGGGATCCGGTTCCCGGCTGTTTTACCCTGTGTCCCATGCAGCCGTGGGCAGGGACGACCGGATGACGCGCTTCCTGGCGCGCCGGCTGCTCAACTACACCGTGTTGCTGGCTCTGGCGTCCTTCCTGACGTTCACGCTGACGTCGCTGACGTTCGAGCCGCTCGACAGCCTGCTGCAGCGCAACCCGCGGCCACCGCAGTCCGCGATCGATGCCAAAGCCGCCGAACTCGGTCTCGACAAGCCCATTCCGCTCCGGTATGTCGACTGGGCGTCCGGCGCGGTCCGCGGCGACTTCGGAACGACGGTCACCGGGCAACCGGTGTCCGATGAACTGTGGCGCCGCATCGGAGTCAGTCTGCGGCTGCTCGTCATCGGCTCGGTCGTGGGCACCGTGATCGGTGTGGTGTTCGGCGCCTGGGGCGCCATCCGGCAGTATCGGCTCTCCGACCGGTTCATCACTCTGCTGTCGTTGCTCGTGCTGAGCGCGCCGACGTTCGTGATCGCCAACATGCTGATCCTGGCTGCGCTCAACGTGAACTCGCTACTGGGCGTGCAGTTGTTCGAGTACACCGGGGA
The genomic region above belongs to Mycolicibacterium sp. HK-90 and contains:
- a CDS encoding cell wall metabolism sensor histidine kinase WalK; the protein is MSSDPRAEAPAGPVGFRWWSPRSWSLRARLVVTQVALLAVVCASIGIATEFALQRFLMNQLDDQLIEAGRRSAAIFELPPPPMGFPPPHRFPPPVIIGSEMGAPDAPHPGPRYRVVVDPEQGSGPGFLNAPGQAARTVGAVISPGRPVDAGLITTEGERVEVSAAAAEQLSQIPATRSPETVDLDGLGRYRVIGLHPRHGGPQTIVTGLPTAVVDDTLLWVLGMFFLLAVIALIAATTGGILIIRRQLAPLSRVSVAARQVADLELDRGEVQLPTQIVPVDPAGAHTEVGQLGTSLNRMLDRIAGALSARHASETRVRQFVADASHELRTPLAAIRGYTELAQRKRDDLPTDVAHAMNRVESETTRMTQLVEDMLLLARLDAGRPLERAAVDLSRLVVDSVSDAHVAGPDHQWSLDLPDDPVTVQGDEARLHQVLANLLANARTHTPAGTSVTISLKAGEDAVVLTVADDGPGISPTLLPDVFERFARGDSSRSRREGSTGLGLAIVAAVVRAHGGTIEVSSVPGATEFVVRLPESQHTHSSDQSGT
- a CDS encoding glycosyltransferase family 39 protein, producing MTTIVDTAPDAAAEPAAPITPAPRWVRPSYWALLAATAVLYLWGLGSSGWANSYYAAAAQAGTQSWKAWLFGSLDAGNAITVDKPPAALWAMGLSGRLFGFDEFTMLLPQALMGVGAVALLYATVRRTSGPAAALIAGAALALTPVAAAMFRYNNPDALLVLLLVLAAYFMVRAVGPVSARASAGWVALAGCVLGFAFLTKMLQAFLIVPGLALMFLVAAPAVGVWKRLGTLLIGAATMVISSGWYLALVALWPTESRPYIAGSTDNSLLQLAFGYNGLQRILGREQSGPGFSPGPGGPGGGPGRGANLMFGGDPGIGRMFGMSMGTEASWLLPAALIGLLAALWLTRRSPRTGAPRAGLLMWGGWMLVTAVVFSFMDGIIHPYYTVALAPAVAALVGMSVADLWRVRARPAARLVLAAMLAGTGVWAFVLLDRTPDWLPALRWVVVIGAVLTAVALAVVAHRPGRLSAVVATAAVICGLAATAAYTVETVAAGHTGGPIATSGPKRDMGFGGPGGPGGGFGLTDDPALAALIAGADGRWAAASVGSMMVSDLELRTGESLMAIGGFTGSDNSPTLAQFQQYVADGQVRYFLDRPEGGRGGPPHEAHGSAGQITDWVKANFTKTMVGNVPVYDLQPIGSA
- a CDS encoding carbonic anhydrase, which gives rise to MSVTDQYLANNEVYAETFTGPLPLPPSKHVAVVACMDARLDVYRILGLGDGEAHVIRNAGGVITDDEIRSLAISQRLLGTKEIILIHHTDCGMLTFTDDGFKQQIQDETGIKPNWAAEAFVDLEEDVRQSLRRIESSPFVTKHESLRGFIFDVATGKLNEVTL
- a CDS encoding bifunctional glycosyltransferase family 2/GtrA family protein; the encoded protein is MTATVHVPEQRFHFASRPNAALAARAAGVPVLDIVVPVHNEQATLAHSVRRLHRYLDENFAVPVRITIADNASVDETPKIAAELAAELDGVRVVRLEQKGRGRALHAVWSASDAPVLAYMDVDLSTDLAALAPLVAPLISGHSDLAIGTRLGRGSRVVRGAKREFISRCYNLILKSTLAARFSDAQCGFKAIRADVARRLLPHVADTGWFFDTELLVLAERSGLRIHEVPVDWVDDPDSRVDIVATAKADLKGIGRLLRGFADGSIPVNTIAAQLGSSRKSAAPGSLLRQAVRFAAVGVVSTLAYLLLFMALRSGVGAQAANLVALLVTAIGNTAANRRFTFGIAGAGSLTRHHAEGLTVFAIALTITSGSLGILHAMTPVPHRGVELAVLVVANLLATVVRFVLLRGWVFHPSRTRRTAGPNRGTGK
- a CDS encoding glycosyltransferase family 39 protein — encoded protein: MLLAGTAVLYLWNLSSSGWANAFYSAAAQAGAQNWTAMLFGSSDAGNAITVDKTPAALWIIDTSVRLFGVNPWSILVPQALMGVGAVAVLYAAVRRAAGPWAGLSAGAVLALTPVAALIFRFNNPDALLVLLLVVAAYCVQRGIEKDAGRWWFVAAGVAVGFGFLAKMLQAFLVVPALATTMLVAGDRPLGRRVLDVVVAGAALVASGGWYLLLVELWPASARPYIGGSQHDSIVELALGYNGLGRLTGEETGGLGNLNFDVGPGRLFGSHMAADIAWLLPAALICLVAGLYARRRAARTDPARAALIMWGGWLVVTAVVFSFMNGIVHAYYTVALAPAVGAVIGIGATLLWQHRADVLAATAMSGAVLVTAILAMVLLSRHGGTFGWLQAAVAVCGAGAATLLMFRKPSRPMTRVTAALAAVACLAGPAAYTIATAANPHTGAIPSVGPPRSHGFGGGLFAAPEPGPALTAMLAADAGRYRWAAAVVGSSNAAGYQLATRAPVMAVGGFNGTDPAPTLDEFQGLVGDGAIHYFIRSRIMAGGFGGHTPSGSRAAIEIAEWVQAHYNPITVDNVTIYDLTQHATNT
- a CDS encoding response regulator transcription factor; translated protein: MRRADGNPIRVLVVDDEPVLAELVSMALRYEGWDIATAGDGASAIATARENPPDVVVLDVMLPDMSGLDVLRKLRQQIPGLPLLLLTAKDSVEDRIAGLTAGGDDYVTKPFSLEEVVLRLRALLRRTGVTTEDGGAKIVVGDLVLDEDSHEVTRGGDPISLTATEFELLRFMMRNAKRVLSKAQILDRVWSYDFGGRSNIVELYVSYLRKKIDSGRDPMIHTLRGAGYVLRPAR
- a CDS encoding ABC transporter permease yields the protein MTRFLARRLLNYTVLLALASFLTFTLTSLTFEPLDSLLQRNPRPPQSAIDAKAAELGLDKPIPLRYVDWASGAVRGDFGTTVTGQPVSDELWRRIGVSLRLLVIGSVVGTVIGVVFGAWGAIRQYRLSDRFITLLSLLVLSAPTFVIANMLILAALNVNSLLGVQLFEYTGESSPDAIGGSWNQFVDRIQHLVLPTFTLALGAIAGYSRYQRNAMLDVLGQDFIRTARAKGLTRGQALFKHGLRTALIPMATLFAYGVAGLVTGAVFVEKIFGWHGMGEWVVQGIATQDTNIIAAITVFTGAVVLLAGLLSDVIYAALDPRVRVR
- a CDS encoding PaaI family thioesterase, with translation MSTQTGPAVMAQFLPQSPFVTKLGIIAETLESPEVRLRLPWDPSNITIADMVHGGAIAALADVTVMAAAWAEAEVPDSLRGVTVSMSISYLAPARATDLIGLGRVLRQGRSLVNCEADIVTPDGEAVAKAIATYKVG